One genomic segment of Methanobacteriaceae archaeon includes these proteins:
- a CDS encoding aconitase X catalytic domain-containing protein — protein sequence MYLTREEEKMYQGEYGPAIRKSMEILVALGDIYGADGMVEIESAQISGVSYKTIGEAGLEYLEDLVREGARVKVPSTLNPAGVDLDQWKILGFPEEFAQKQKLIVEAYRKMGINTTCTCTPYLVGNVPTLGSHVAWSESSAVCYANSVLGARTNREGGPGALSAAICGRTPNHGYHLDEGRIPNLLVDVEAELKGSDYGALGYMVGKEVGSGVPYFKLNNNLHNKPNVNELKSLGAALASSGSVALYHVENTTPEYLKVMKDTENMDAIQVTMGDIIETREKLSISSQTPDLVCLGCPHASLEEIKEVALKLKGEKLVNQLWVCTSISVKAASDRMGYTEIIEKAGGHVVCDTCMVVAPIEEMGFKVIGVDSAKAANYVPSMCGLDVVFDSWENLIILK from the coding sequence ATGTATCTTACCCGAGAAGAGGAAAAAATGTATCAGGGCGAATATGGTCCTGCAATTAGAAAATCAATGGAAATACTGGTTGCCCTGGGAGATATTTACGGAGCAGACGGTATGGTGGAGATTGAGTCGGCTCAGATATCAGGGGTTTCCTACAAAACCATAGGAGAGGCTGGTTTAGAGTACTTGGAAGATTTGGTCCGCGAAGGAGCGCGAGTTAAGGTGCCCAGCACCCTGAACCCTGCAGGTGTGGACTTGGATCAGTGGAAAATCCTCGGTTTTCCAGAAGAATTCGCCCAGAAACAGAAGCTTATAGTAGAAGCCTATCGTAAAATGGGAATCAACACCACGTGCACTTGTACACCTTATCTTGTGGGCAATGTACCCACCTTAGGTAGTCATGTAGCTTGGTCAGAGTCATCAGCTGTTTGTTATGCTAATTCTGTTCTAGGGGCTCGTACTAACCGTGAAGGAGGTCCTGGTGCTTTATCAGCAGCTATATGTGGACGAACTCCCAATCATGGCTATCACCTAGATGAGGGAAGAATTCCTAATCTACTGGTGGATGTAGAAGCAGAATTAAAAGGTTCAGATTACGGTGCACTGGGATATATGGTTGGCAAAGAAGTTGGTAGTGGAGTTCCCTACTTCAAATTAAATAATAATCTTCATAATAAGCCTAATGTTAATGAATTGAAGTCCTTGGGTGCAGCTTTAGCATCCTCAGGATCCGTGGCACTTTACCATGTTGAAAACACCACTCCTGAATACCTCAAGGTGATGAAAGATACTGAAAATATGGATGCAATACAAGTAACCATGGGAGATATAATAGAAACCAGAGAAAAGCTCTCCATATCCAGTCAAACACCAGACTTGGTGTGTTTAGGATGTCCACATGCTTCTTTAGAAGAAATTAAAGAGGTGGCTTTGAAACTCAAAGGGGAGAAGCTGGTCAATCAACTATGGGTGTGCACCTCGATTTCTGTTAAAGCTGCCTCAGACCGAATGGGATACACTGAAATCATAGAAAAAGCGGGAGGACATGTGGTTTGCGATACTTGTATGGTGGTGGCCCCCATCGAAGAGATGGGTTTTAAAGTAATAGGTGTAGATTCAGCCAAAGCAGCTAATTACGTGCCCAGTATGTGCGGATTAGACGTGGTTTTTGATTCCTGGGAGAAT
- a CDS encoding DHH family phosphoesterase — translation MNQKKQHYLLNRAEEAGLLLKEHLNKDHVVRVISHNDSDGISAAGVICNAISQEGGKFHVTMVPRLKEQVLHRLSQEKYKLFFFCDMGSGYVEQIAKLKGQAIIADHHQTMDTTGDEVENLLHVNPHLFGLDGTKDVSGSGVAYLTVRPLEKFSLSGLALVGAFGDMQYSDGFQGVNQTILSEATESGVVEQHEDLKISSKDEPLFKALAHTFQPALPGISGDLEASQVFLEKLGISYGIKFRDLANEEKDFLKEHLSNLNPRIFGEVYSMPNEESALRNLENYAEILDACGKNKQQGVGLSICLGDRKSAVEEGVKLLDKYRESLIKGITWVRKEGAQEMEYVQYLYTEDKEKKKIMGTLASLGIDLHILDPGKPVITLSRMHDQVKVSGRTTMEMTSRGVNLGFALEQAAKSFNGAGGGHAIAAGAVFPYRELENFKNLVNDIVASQIS, via the coding sequence ATGAACCAAAAAAAGCAGCACTACTTGTTAAATAGAGCTGAAGAAGCAGGTTTGCTCCTGAAGGAGCATTTAAACAAGGATCATGTGGTGAGAGTTATCTCCCACAATGATTCAGATGGAATATCAGCAGCCGGGGTTATATGTAATGCCATCTCCCAGGAAGGGGGTAAATTCCATGTTACCATGGTCCCCCGTCTCAAGGAACAGGTCCTGCATCGGCTTTCCCAGGAGAAATATAAACTTTTCTTTTTCTGTGACATGGGAAGTGGTTATGTTGAACAAATTGCTAAGTTAAAAGGTCAGGCCATAATAGCAGACCACCATCAGACCATGGACACCACTGGAGATGAAGTAGAGAACCTTTTACATGTGAACCCTCATTTATTCGGACTGGATGGAACCAAGGATGTGAGTGGATCTGGAGTAGCTTACCTTACTGTAAGGCCTCTGGAAAAGTTTAGCTTATCTGGTCTGGCACTGGTGGGTGCATTTGGAGACATGCAATACAGTGATGGTTTTCAGGGAGTCAACCAAACCATACTGAGTGAAGCAACTGAATCAGGAGTGGTTGAACAACACGAAGACTTGAAGATATCATCAAAAGATGAACCACTTTTCAAAGCCCTGGCCCACACCTTCCAACCCGCACTGCCAGGAATATCTGGAGATTTGGAGGCAAGTCAGGTATTTTTGGAGAAATTAGGAATTTCTTATGGTATTAAATTCAGGGACCTGGCCAATGAAGAAAAAGACTTCCTTAAAGAGCATCTTAGCAATTTAAATCCCAGAATTTTTGGTGAAGTTTACAGCATGCCCAATGAAGAATCTGCACTAAGGAACTTGGAAAATTATGCAGAAATTCTTGACGCTTGCGGTAAAAATAAACAGCAAGGTGTTGGCTTGAGCATCTGCCTGGGAGACCGGAAATCAGCAGTAGAAGAAGGAGTTAAATTATTGGATAAGTACCGTGAATCCCTGATAAAAGGTATTACTTGGGTTAGGAAAGAAGGTGCACAGGAAATGGAATATGTGCAGTATTTGTACACTGAAGATAAGGAAAAAAAGAAGATAATGGGCACATTAGCAAGTCTGGGTATTGATTTACATATATTAGACCCTGGAAAACCAGTTATAACCCTGTCCCGTATGCATGACCAGGTAAAGGTTTCTGGTCGGACCACCATGGAAATGACTTCCAGGGGAGTTAATCTTGGCTTTGCACTTGAACAGGCTGCTAAAAGCTTTAACGGTGCTGGAGGAGGGCATGCTATAGCGGCGGGTGCAGTTTTCCCATACAGAGAACTTGAAAACTTCAAAAACTTGGTGAATGATATTGTAGCCTCCCAGATTAGCTGA
- a CDS encoding 30S ribosomal protein S15, translating to MTSNPEWVEYSTEEIEEIILKLRKEGKSTSVIGVILRDQYGIPDVKSVTGMKITQILEKHGQIEEYPEDLMNLIRKAVNIRDHLKENPKDLHTKRGLQLVESRIRRLVKYYTREGVLPEGWRYEPKKAALLVK from the coding sequence ATGACATCTAATCCTGAATGGGTTGAATATTCAACCGAAGAAATTGAAGAAATAATTTTAAAATTGAGAAAAGAAGGAAAATCCACCAGTGTAATTGGAGTAATCCTCAGAGACCAGTACGGAATTCCAGATGTTAAAAGCGTTACTGGTATGAAAATAACCCAAATTCTGGAAAAACATGGTCAGATTGAAGAGTACCCTGAAGACCTGATGAACCTCATCCGTAAGGCAGTGAACATCCGGGACCACCTGAAGGAAAACCCTAAAGACCTCCACACTAAACGTGGTTTGCAGCTGGTAGAATCCAGAATCAGAAGACTGGTTAAGTACTACACCCGGGAAGGAGTGCTCCCTGAAGGATGGAGATATGAACCAAAAAAAGCAGCACTACTTGTTAAATAG
- a CDS encoding XTP/dITP diphosphatase: MITFITGNQHKVKEAQGIFEKFNIELEHADLGYPEIQGELRDVALYGAKHAANRLGKPVIVEDAGLFIRVLEWFPGTYSSYVQDTLGNKGILKLMENVQDRYAEFRSVVGFATPKTEPEIFLGVVGGQIAHQEKGKHGFAYDPLFIPEGYSKTFGELTRVEKNEFSHRRRSLEKFAQWYKDFTTNQE; the protein is encoded by the coding sequence ATGATAACCTTTATAACAGGTAACCAACACAAAGTAAAAGAAGCTCAAGGAATCTTTGAAAAGTTCAATATAGAACTGGAACACGCGGACTTGGGTTACCCAGAAATCCAGGGAGAACTACGAGACGTTGCACTCTACGGAGCAAAACATGCTGCAAATAGATTGGGCAAACCAGTCATTGTAGAAGACGCGGGTCTCTTTATTCGTGTCCTTGAATGGTTTCCAGGCACCTATTCATCCTATGTTCAAGATACCCTGGGTAATAAGGGCATTTTAAAGCTGATGGAAAATGTCCAGGACCGTTACGCTGAGTTCAGGTCGGTGGTTGGGTTTGCAACGCCCAAAACCGAGCCCGAGATTTTTTTAGGTGTAGTCGGTGGACAAATCGCACATCAGGAAAAAGGAAAGCATGGCTTTGCATATGATCCGCTTTTCATACCCGAAGGATACTCTAAGACCTTCGGTGAACTCACAAGAGTAGAAAAAAATGAGTTCTCCCATCGCCGTCGTTCCCTGGAAAAATTCGCCCAATGGTATAAAGATTTTACAACCAACCAGGAATAA
- the acs gene encoding acetate--CoA ligase: protein MIKNNFSLNDKKIFKANYKLVEEAHVKNWEAEIEKGKDLEKYWSEKAEQFVWFSKWDKVLDESQKPFFKWFTNAKINLAYNAVDRWIHTDKRNQVAILYANERGEERKLTYFELYREVNKMANALKNLGIEKGDTVAMYLPMCPELLVCMLACTKIGAVHNVVYSGLSVGAFVERMNDSKAKVLITADGTYRRGKTIDLKKIVDEALLKCPTIETTIVVKHTGNPISISELSGKEIFYETLIEGESDECTVEEMDSEDPLFILYTSGSTGKPKAVLHTTAGYMVGVATTLKIVFDIHDGDLWWCTGDIGWITGHSYLIYGPLLLGTTTLVYEGAPDYPDPGVWWKIVEKYGVTKLYTSPTAVRHLMRYGNKYPSLYNLSSLKIMGSVGEPMNPAAWMWLYKNIGREKTPIMDTWWQTETGMHMIAPLPISPLKPGTPTLPLPGVDADVVDENGDPVPVGEDGYLVIKRPWPAMFRTLYRDEKRFLDVYWKDTPEGVYFAGDMARKDEDGYIWIQGRSDDVLKIAGHRVGTSEVESAFSSHPAVAEAAVIGKSDPIKGQVIKAFVILKEDFQLTTDLIEDLQKHVRYELGPVAVLGEIAQVEKLPKTRSGKIMRRLLRAQEEDKDLGDLSTLEE, encoded by the coding sequence ATGATTAAGAACAATTTCAGTTTGAATGATAAAAAAATATTTAAAGCAAACTATAAGTTGGTGGAAGAAGCCCATGTAAAGAACTGGGAGGCAGAAATTGAAAAGGGGAAAGACTTGGAAAAATACTGGTCTGAAAAGGCAGAGCAATTTGTATGGTTCTCTAAATGGGACAAAGTTCTGGATGAAAGTCAGAAACCATTCTTTAAGTGGTTTACCAATGCTAAGATCAATCTAGCCTACAATGCAGTGGACAGATGGATACACACCGATAAAAGGAATCAGGTCGCTATTCTCTATGCTAATGAAAGGGGTGAGGAGAGGAAACTCACTTATTTCGAGCTCTACCGTGAAGTGAATAAAATGGCCAATGCCCTTAAAAATTTAGGGATAGAAAAGGGAGACACAGTTGCTATGTATCTGCCTATGTGTCCGGAATTACTGGTCTGTATGCTGGCCTGTACTAAAATAGGAGCAGTTCATAATGTGGTTTATTCAGGATTGAGTGTGGGTGCCTTTGTAGAGAGGATGAATGATTCCAAAGCTAAGGTCCTCATAACAGCTGATGGAACCTATCGCCGGGGTAAAACTATAGATCTTAAGAAAATCGTCGATGAGGCCCTCCTAAAATGTCCCACTATTGAAACCACTATCGTGGTGAAGCACACGGGAAATCCCATAAGCATATCTGAATTGAGTGGTAAGGAAATCTTTTATGAAACGCTCATTGAAGGAGAGTCTGATGAATGTACAGTGGAGGAAATGGATTCAGAAGACCCCTTATTCATACTTTACACTTCTGGAAGCACAGGGAAACCCAAAGCAGTTCTCCATACCACAGCTGGATATATGGTGGGAGTGGCCACCACCTTGAAAATTGTATTTGACATACATGATGGTGATCTGTGGTGGTGCACTGGGGACATAGGATGGATCACTGGTCACAGCTATCTGATCTACGGACCCCTCCTTTTGGGAACCACTACCTTGGTTTATGAAGGGGCGCCTGACTATCCAGATCCTGGGGTATGGTGGAAAATAGTGGAGAAATACGGAGTAACCAAACTCTACACCTCACCCACCGCTGTAAGACACCTTATGAGATACGGAAATAAATACCCTTCCCTATACAATCTCTCTTCACTGAAGATAATGGGTAGTGTGGGCGAGCCAATGAATCCCGCAGCGTGGATGTGGCTGTATAAAAATATTGGCCGTGAAAAAACACCCATAATGGACACTTGGTGGCAGACTGAAACTGGTATGCACATGATTGCCCCATTACCTATTTCTCCTCTAAAACCAGGCACACCTACTCTCCCATTGCCAGGGGTTGATGCTGATGTGGTGGATGAAAACGGAGACCCGGTTCCAGTGGGTGAAGATGGATATCTGGTGATTAAAAGACCATGGCCTGCCATGTTCCGAACCCTTTACCGAGATGAAAAGAGATTCTTGGATGTTTACTGGAAAGATACACCTGAAGGGGTTTACTTTGCAGGTGACATGGCTCGAAAAGATGAAGATGGCTATATATGGATTCAGGGCCGTTCTGATGATGTTTTAAAAATTGCGGGGCACCGGGTGGGGACTTCAGAAGTGGAATCAGCATTTTCCTCCCACCCTGCTGTGGCTGAAGCAGCAGTTATTGGAAAGTCAGACCCTATAAAAGGACAGGTAATTAAAGCCTTTGTTATCCTGAAGGAGGATTTCCAGTTAACCACAGACCTGATAGAAGATCTTCAGAAACATGTCCGCTATGAACTGGGGCCGGTGGCAGTGCTGGGTGAAATAGCTCAGGTTGAAAAACTACCCAAAACCAGAAGTGGAAAGATTATGCGTCGTTTACTGCGTGCTCAGGAAGAAGATAAAGATTTGGGGGATTTATCTACTTTAGAAGAATGA
- a CDS encoding bifunctional N(6)-L-threonylcarbamoyladenine synthase/serine/threonine protein kinase, whose amino-acid sequence MIHLICIGLEGTAEKTGVGIVDSEGNILASEGKALIPEKGGIHPREAAEHHAENLIPLIHLSLEEADLELTDIDLVAFSRGPGLGPALRTVATAARSLALSLDVPIVGVNHCIGHIEIGRLTTGCQDPLTLYVSGGNTQVIAFDAGGYQIFGETLDIAIGNCLDQFAREVGLGHPGGPRVEELARKSKNYLELPYTVKGMDLSFSGLLTAAIRKYESGSCLEDVCYSLQETAFSMLVEVTERALAHAKKSEVLLVGGVAANQRLREMLEVMTTEHYADFHLPEMKYCGDNGAMIAWLGLLSWDYGVKQTIGDTKVIQRYRTDEVDVPWMRKSSLKLELPPELMAKGAEANICPHQYLGEEVLLKIRIPKGYRIEEIDHQLRKSRTKKEAKLLAEAKRCGVVTPLVYDVDQKESTITMEKIAGKEVKEILSSFGEPNSLDKDMEEIVAICEKIGEKVACLHNCGIIHGDLTTSNIILKKYEENVNKDKNQEYELVFIDFGLGKISNLVEDKGVDLLVFKKAISGIHHDISQLCFDSILKGYRKAEDYQQIVNKINEIERRGRYTD is encoded by the coding sequence GTGATCCATTTGATATGCATAGGATTAGAGGGAACAGCAGAAAAAACAGGTGTGGGAATTGTAGATTCTGAAGGAAATATCCTGGCTTCAGAGGGCAAGGCCCTTATACCAGAAAAAGGAGGCATACATCCCCGTGAAGCAGCCGAACACCACGCAGAAAATCTGATTCCCCTTATTCATCTATCCCTTGAAGAAGCAGATCTAGAACTTACAGATATCGATCTGGTGGCCTTCTCCCGTGGCCCTGGACTGGGACCTGCACTTCGCACTGTAGCCACCGCAGCCCGCAGCCTGGCCCTCTCACTGGATGTGCCCATTGTGGGTGTGAACCACTGTATAGGGCATATAGAAATTGGAAGACTGACTACTGGCTGCCAGGATCCTTTGACACTTTATGTTAGTGGTGGCAACACCCAGGTGATTGCCTTTGATGCTGGTGGTTACCAGATCTTTGGAGAGACCCTGGATATTGCCATTGGCAACTGCTTGGACCAGTTCGCCCGCGAAGTTGGACTTGGACATCCTGGAGGTCCCAGAGTAGAAGAACTAGCCCGGAAATCTAAAAACTACCTTGAATTACCTTATACGGTGAAGGGTATGGATTTATCCTTTTCCGGGTTGCTCACTGCTGCCATCCGTAAATATGAATCTGGATCTTGCTTAGAAGATGTTTGTTACAGTCTGCAGGAAACTGCTTTTTCTATGCTGGTGGAGGTGACTGAAAGGGCATTGGCCCATGCCAAAAAGTCTGAAGTGTTGCTGGTGGGTGGTGTGGCTGCTAACCAGCGCCTGCGAGAGATGCTGGAGGTTATGACCACTGAACATTACGCTGACTTTCACCTGCCAGAGATGAAATACTGTGGAGATAATGGGGCTATGATCGCCTGGTTGGGCCTTTTGTCATGGGATTATGGTGTTAAACAAACCATTGGAGATACTAAGGTTATCCAGCGTTATCGTACCGATGAGGTGGATGTTCCCTGGATGAGAAAATCTTCTCTTAAGCTAGAATTACCACCAGAACTAATGGCTAAGGGTGCCGAGGCCAACATCTGCCCCCATCAATATCTTGGCGAGGAAGTCCTCCTAAAAATTAGAATTCCCAAAGGATATAGAATAGAAGAGATTGACCATCAGTTACGCAAGAGCCGAACCAAAAAAGAGGCCAAACTCCTGGCAGAAGCAAAGCGTTGTGGAGTTGTTACCCCCCTGGTTTATGATGTGGATCAAAAAGAAAGCACCATAACCATGGAAAAGATTGCAGGGAAAGAAGTCAAGGAAATACTTAGCAGCTTTGGTGAACCCAACTCCTTGGATAAGGACATGGAAGAAATAGTTGCTATTTGCGAAAAGATTGGTGAGAAGGTGGCTTGCCTCCATAACTGTGGCATTATACATGGAGATCTCACCACCAGTAACATAATTTTAAAGAAATATGAAGAAAATGTCAATAAAGATAAAAATCAAGAATATGAACTGGTATTCATAGACTTTGGCTTGGGAAAAATATCCAATCTAGTTGAAGATAAGGGTGTGGACCTTTTAGTATTTAAAAAGGCCATCAGTGGGATTCATCATGATATCAGTCAGCTTTGCTTTGATTCCATTTTAAAAGGTTACCGAAAAGCTGAGGATTACCAGCAAATAGTGAATAAAATTAATGAAATTGAAAGAAGGGGCCGTTACACTGACTAA
- a CDS encoding TIGR00303 family protein — protein sequence MVKAVKSFGSPDMLSRLQDKDSLFLCVIASTLTSRIPEITGAGASPELTDYTPAADVELIIHGEPKCLQNIPQTVVEGQAAPTPAVITKASLQMADIPFLVADAGSAIKPDIPYVKINDEPGQNILTGKAVENPLEIYKKGKILGETLSQLTDHLIIGESTPAGTTTALGVLEAMGYDAWGKVSGSTPENPHTLKRQTVEKGLESAGFMDEIPLDPFQAVEAVGDPMIPAVAGITAGSTVPVTLAGGTQMTAVCAFLKEAIDGFNFEDVSIATTIFVAKDETSDINYLARQIAPLNIFAVDPGFEKSDNPGLVNYTKGVVKEGVGAGGAMLAAILKGISVEDIRLKTEELCREIF from the coding sequence ATGGTTAAGGCTGTTAAGAGTTTCGGATCACCAGATATGCTAAGTAGATTGCAGGATAAAGATTCATTATTTTTGTGCGTTATTGCTTCCACATTAACCTCACGCATACCTGAAATAACAGGTGCAGGGGCTTCACCGGAACTCACAGATTACACTCCAGCAGCGGATGTGGAACTGATAATCCATGGTGAACCAAAATGTCTTCAGAACATACCTCAAACAGTAGTGGAAGGTCAGGCGGCACCCACCCCAGCTGTTATAACCAAAGCATCTCTTCAAATGGCTGATATTCCTTTCCTGGTTGCTGATGCGGGTTCAGCTATTAAACCGGACATCCCTTATGTTAAAATAAATGATGAACCTGGCCAGAACATTTTAACGGGCAAAGCAGTTGAAAATCCCCTGGAAATATACAAGAAGGGTAAAATATTAGGAGAAACTCTTTCTCAGTTGACTGATCATCTCATTATTGGTGAAAGCACCCCCGCAGGCACCACCACAGCTCTAGGGGTTCTGGAGGCCATGGGTTACGATGCTTGGGGAAAAGTCAGTGGGAGCACCCCAGAAAACCCCCACACTCTCAAACGTCAAACTGTGGAAAAAGGACTGGAATCTGCAGGTTTTATGGATGAAATTCCCCTTGATCCATTCCAGGCAGTAGAGGCAGTGGGTGATCCTATGATCCCTGCAGTAGCCGGCATCACAGCAGGAAGCACGGTACCAGTGACTCTGGCAGGCGGTACACAGATGACTGCAGTGTGTGCTTTTTTAAAGGAGGCTATAGATGGTTTCAACTTTGAGGATGTTTCCATTGCCACCACCATTTTCGTGGCCAAGGATGAAACTTCTGATATCAACTACCTAGCCCGTCAAATCGCTCCACTGAACATATTTGCTGTTGATCCTGGTTTTGAAAAATCAGATAACCCCGGACTTGTGAATTACACCAAAGGAGTGGTTAAAGAGGGGGTAGGTGCCGGCGGTGCCATGCTAGCTGCCATTCTTAAGGGGATCTCGGTGGAGGATATCCGGTTAAAAACAGAGGAACTCTGCAGAGAAATCTTCTAA
- a CDS encoding stage II sporulation protein M, producing the protein MRKKMPSWMNVSMNNGKRLKSFLMGFAPSKYSSFIFMLFFLGGFLYAFLDPVRAQSTFYGGFFLNELTAQIFPPSEFSFQYLLNQFVFFLGKTSWGIFFNNLMVSLECIFSGFLIIPIILIDLFGFLGSVFYLLIMKWGIVKGVFLFAGSFHLIFEVLAAILVIDAFISFYGTIINSVRKKSLKTFTGGVLNKFVPLMLRIIILLFIAALLEVFWSTWWVYILTHPYIPWIDFYIGVYSCVY; encoded by the coding sequence ATGAGAAAGAAGATGCCCTCCTGGATGAATGTGTCAATGAATAATGGGAAGAGGTTAAAGTCATTTTTGATGGGATTTGCACCTTCCAAGTATTCTTCTTTTATTTTTATGCTCTTTTTCCTTGGAGGATTCCTATATGCATTTCTAGATCCTGTTAGGGCCCAGTCCACTTTCTATGGGGGCTTCTTTTTGAATGAGTTAACAGCTCAAATTTTTCCACCTTCTGAGTTTTCTTTTCAGTACCTCCTTAATCAGTTTGTATTTTTCCTGGGAAAAACTAGTTGGGGTATTTTTTTCAACAACCTGATGGTTTCCTTGGAGTGCATATTTTCAGGGTTCTTGATCATCCCCATTATCCTTATAGACCTCTTTGGATTTCTTGGTTCGGTTTTTTACCTTCTCATAATGAAATGGGGGATTGTTAAAGGAGTTTTTTTATTTGCAGGTTCATTTCATCTTATATTCGAAGTTTTGGCAGCTATTCTGGTGATAGATGCGTTCATTAGTTTTTATGGTACTATAATCAACTCGGTAAGAAAAAAATCCTTAAAAACATTCACTGGAGGTGTTTTGAATAAGTTCGTCCCTTTAATGTTGAGAATAATTATTTTATTATTTATAGCAGCCCTTTTGGAAGTTTTTTGGAGTACATGGTGGGTTTACATCTTAACCCATCCTTATATTCCCTGGATAGACTTCTACATTGGTGTGTATTCTTGTGTGTATTAA
- a CDS encoding cyclase family protein, translating to MDGKIETSLKNPKYIRLSYTLGKASPVHIGLPQPDIKPINQISKGDNYNTSLLTVENHCGTHIDAPAHFIQGGRLISDYGPDELTFSHPLVLDCPKSPGELVDIEDVSKISYENIDCLLLCTGFYQYHDTDWEKYLEQNPGLSPGAVHYLREKFPNLRCVGIDTISMSRYGHAEEAVKVHQTGFMEKEGFGKPLLFVEDLDLSALDGKVELEQVLVVPWQVDGLDGAPCTVLARIKT from the coding sequence ATGGATGGAAAAATTGAAACTTCTCTAAAGAATCCAAAGTACATAAGACTTTCATACACTCTTGGTAAGGCCAGTCCAGTTCATATTGGTCTGCCGCAGCCAGATATAAAACCCATTAACCAGATTAGTAAGGGTGATAACTATAACACTTCTCTTTTAACAGTTGAAAACCATTGCGGCACCCACATCGATGCCCCTGCACACTTTATTCAAGGTGGGAGATTAATATCTGATTACGGTCCTGATGAACTTACCTTTAGCCATCCTTTGGTGTTAGATTGCCCTAAAAGTCCAGGTGAACTAGTGGACATAGAGGATGTTTCTAAGATTTCTTATGAGAACATTGATTGCCTGCTCCTTTGCACAGGTTTCTATCAATACCATGATACAGACTGGGAAAAGTATCTTGAACAAAACCCTGGTCTTTCTCCAGGGGCAGTTCACTATTTAAGGGAAAAATTTCCTAATTTGCGTTGTGTTGGAATTGACACAATTTCCATGTCCCGTTACGGTCATGCAGAAGAAGCAGTTAAGGTACACCAGACAGGATTCATGGAAAAAGAAGGTTTTGGAAAGCCACTATTATTTGTGGAAGATTTGGATCTATCGGCACTAGATGGAAAGGTTGAGTTAGAACAAGTCCTGGTGGTGCCCTGGCAAGTGGATGGCCTGGATGGTGCACCATGCACAGTGCTGGCCAGGATCAAAACATAA
- a CDS encoding undecaprenyl-diphosphate phosphatase — protein MDIFQAIIMGAVQGLTEFLPISSSAHLVFIPEIIGAQSTLAFDTLLHVGTLVAVVTYFWKDILSMIKAFVSSLLDIPQGKFNAGVREDPFKRLAWLVLVGTIPAGLMGVLFKSEFESLFSSVASVGFFLIVTGFILWGSEWIAKRNREKKGKDVKQVTFVNSLVIGLFQGFAIAPGISRSGSTIAAALFSGLERKLAARYSFLLSIPAILGAALIQTKDIVSFDANLEVMIAGFLSAALFSYLAVKFMMGYIQKHSLKIFAIYCWIVGVLTLILTFIWK, from the coding sequence ATGGACATTTTTCAAGCAATAATCATGGGCGCAGTGCAGGGTTTAACAGAATTTCTCCCCATAAGCAGCTCAGCACATTTAGTTTTCATACCAGAAATAATAGGAGCACAATCAACTTTAGCCTTTGACACCCTTCTACATGTAGGTACACTGGTAGCAGTGGTAACCTACTTCTGGAAGGATATCCTATCCATGATAAAAGCATTCGTATCCAGTTTGCTTGATATACCACAGGGAAAGTTCAATGCAGGTGTGAGGGAAGACCCCTTCAAAAGATTGGCCTGGCTGGTTTTGGTTGGTACCATCCCTGCAGGTCTGATGGGAGTACTGTTTAAAAGTGAATTTGAAAGCTTATTCAGTTCAGTGGCATCAGTAGGTTTTTTCCTAATCGTGACCGGGTTTATACTGTGGGGTTCTGAATGGATTGCCAAAAGAAACCGTGAAAAGAAAGGTAAAGATGTTAAACAAGTGACCTTCGTCAATTCACTGGTTATTGGTCTTTTCCAGGGATTCGCCATTGCCCCTGGAATATCGCGTTCCGGATCCACCATAGCTGCTGCATTATTCTCAGGATTGGAAAGAAAGTTAGCAGCTCGTTACAGTTTCCTGCTCTCCATACCAGCCATCCTGGGTGCTGCATTGATACAAACCAAAGATATTGTTAGTTTTGATGCCAACTTAGAAGTGATGATTGCTGGGTTCTTATCAGCGGCTCTATTCAGCTACTTAGCTGTTAAATTTATGATGGGCTATATTCAAAAGCACAGCCTTAAAATATTTGCCATTTACTGCTGGATAGTAGGTGTACTGACCCTGATTCTAACGTTTATCTGGAAATAA